From Lolium perenne isolate Kyuss_39 chromosome 5, Kyuss_2.0, whole genome shotgun sequence, a single genomic window includes:
- the LOC127299805 gene encoding uncharacterized protein produces the protein MVPRWILVLPVLLLALAFQAILRAPPPKLCGSAGGPPVTSPRIKLRDGRYLAYREDGVQRDKAKYKIITVHAFDSTKDLPPPVSKELVEELGIYLVAFDRAGYGESDPNPGRNVKSEALDIEELADQLELGQKFHVLGVSMGGYSIWGCLQYIPHRLAGAALVVPVINYWWPSFPAELSRQAFKKMVVPEQRTLWIAHNAPYLLYLWMTQKWLPSSAAAMHHPEIFSKHDVEVIQKMMAMPRFIENKSRQQGVYESIHRDLLVAFGNWEFDPMNITNPFPTNEGAVHIWQGYEDRLVLVELQRYISKKLQWVKYHEVLEGGHMFMLVDGWTDKIIKTLLVGEEASPM, from the exons ATGGTTCCAAGATGGATCCTCGTTCTTCCGGTGCTGCTGCTTGCTTTGGCCTTCCAGGCCATTCTCCGGGCACCGCCTCCAAAACTGTGCGGTTCCGCCGGCGGGCCTCCAGTGACGTCTCCCAGGATCAAGCTCAGGGATGGAAGGTACCTCGCGTACCGGGAAGATGGAGTGCAGAGAGACAAGGCCAAGTACAAGATCATCACGGTGCATGCGTTTGATAGCACCAAGGACTTACCCCCACCTGTTTCCAAG GAGCTCGTGGAAGAACTGGGAATTTACCTCGTTGCATTCGATAGAGCAGGGTACGGGGAAAGTGACCCGAACCCTGGTAGGAATGTCAAGAGCGAGGCACTGGATATCGAGGAGCTCGCTGACCAGCTGGAGCTTGGACAGAAGTTCCATGTCTTGGGGGTCTCGATGGGAGGATACTCAATTTGGGGATGCCTCCAGTATATACCTCACAg GCTTGCAGGAGCTGCGCTAGTTGTGCCAGTTATCAACTACTGGTGGCCTTCTTTTCCAGCAGAGTTGTCCAGGCAAGCCTTCAAGAAGATGGTTGTGCCAGAGCAGAGGACCCTCTGGATTGCACACAATGCGCCTTACCTGCTATACTTGTGGATGACACAGAAGTGGCTCCCTTCTTCTGCAGCAGCCATGCATCATCCTGAAATATTTAGCAAGCATGATGTGGAGGTGATTCAGAAAATGATGGCAATGCCAAGATTCATTGAG AATAAATCAAGGCAGCAAGGCGTTTATGAATCAATCCATCGTGATTTACTTGTTGCTTTTGGAAACTGGGAGTTTGATCCAATGAATATTACAAATCCATTTCCTACAAATGAGGGTGCTGTGCACATCTGGCAAGGATACGAAGATAGGCTGGTGCTGGTTGAGCTGCAGCGGTACATTTCAAAGAAGCTCCAGTGGGTCAAGTATCATGAAGTCCTAGAAGGTGGACATATGTTCATGCTGGTAGATGGATGGACTGACAAAATCATCAAGACACTCTTGGTAGGAGAAGAGGCATCACCTATGTGA